Proteins found in one Kineosporia sp. NBRC 101731 genomic segment:
- a CDS encoding glycosyltransferase family A protein yields MTGGLPTLSVVICCRNSASTLAGTLESVAAQEYPGWWETVVVDNGSRDATVEVAQGFAGRLPNLRVLRVPEPGFQAAALNHGIAQSTGEVIVFVDSDDLTAAGYLEKMARVLAAVPYAGGELEVGRLNPPPVRARRDLLQSRHIDVFCDYRPAVVGASMGVRREAIARVGGFDEALPTQHDLDLSWRLAEAGVPATFVPGAVLHYRYRPGSRETFWQERGYGLGEVVLYRKFRARGMPGRSPRQAVGSWARVLFALPGALSPAGRARLATVTGKAVGRLEGSLKHRTSYL; encoded by the coding sequence ATGACCGGGGGCCTGCCCACGCTCAGCGTGGTGATCTGCTGTCGCAACAGCGCGTCCACTCTCGCCGGCACCTTGGAATCGGTGGCGGCGCAGGAGTACCCGGGCTGGTGGGAGACCGTGGTCGTGGACAACGGCTCCCGCGACGCCACCGTCGAGGTGGCCCAGGGGTTCGCCGGGCGACTGCCGAATCTCCGGGTGCTGCGGGTGCCGGAGCCGGGCTTCCAGGCGGCGGCGCTCAACCACGGCATCGCGCAGAGCACCGGTGAGGTGATCGTCTTTGTCGACAGCGACGACCTGACGGCTGCGGGCTACCTGGAGAAGATGGCCCGGGTACTGGCCGCCGTTCCGTACGCCGGCGGTGAACTGGAGGTCGGCCGGCTCAACCCGCCACCCGTGCGTGCCCGCCGCGACCTGTTGCAGAGCCGGCATATCGACGTGTTCTGCGACTACCGCCCGGCCGTCGTCGGCGCCTCGATGGGGGTTCGGCGCGAGGCGATCGCCCGGGTCGGGGGTTTCGACGAGGCCCTGCCCACCCAGCACGACCTGGACCTCTCCTGGCGGCTGGCCGAGGCCGGCGTGCCCGCGACCTTCGTGCCCGGCGCGGTGCTGCACTATCGCTACCGCCCCGGATCACGTGAGACCTTCTGGCAGGAGCGTGGTTACGGCCTCGGTGAGGTGGTGCTGTATCGCAAGTTCCGGGCCCGGGGTATGCCCGGCCGCAGTCCCCGCCAGGCTGTCGGCAGCTGGGCGAGGGTGCTGTTCGCCCTGCCAGGGGCGCTCAGCCCGGCCGGCCGGGCGAGGCTCGCCACGGTGACGGGCAAGGCGGTGGGCCGGCTGGAGGGCAGCCTGAAGCACCGGACGAGCTACCTCTGA